From the genome of Bacillus sp. Bos-x628:
ACATTGAGTATTGCTATCTTAATATGGACAAATACGAACGCCACATTATTGAATCGCTACTGGTGATGAAATATAGACCAGCCTTAAACGCTGAGGACGTGGCCAATACCTTCAAAGGAAACCATAAAGGAAATGTCACCAAGATTCAGTTCTGCAAGGTTAGGAATATGTCGGAATCAGGAATGAGTAGAAAAGAAGTATCTGAGAAGACTGGCATTCCTTATGAGACGGTGTGTAACATAGCACGACTTCAATATAAGAAATTTCAAGTCTGGGAACAGGAACGCAAGTCCTCATGACAAGGGAAGAAAAGATTCAGTTCATCATTAAAGCTGTAGACATAATCGAAGGTGTACTGGTGGTATCTCCACATTATGATCACTGGAAAGATGAACATATTAACGCAGAATTAGAACGGTTTTTGTATCTACTAGATAAATAGCCTTTACCAAGTAGCCCTGCCGAAATGGTGGGGCTTTTGCTATTGTCCTAAAACCACTACCGATTGCAAGTACCTAAGTGACGAACATTAAAGGAGGTGCTTTAGATAATCGGGCATAGAAGAATAAAAATCTGGGAGGACAATGGGAAAGTCGAGGAGACTGAAGTATTTCTTCCAAACATTAAAAGTATTGTCGGATTCCTGAACGGGACATGGAATTTCACCGTGTATGACGATTGCTTTGAAGGTAAAAACAAACTTGGGGATGTAGATGCTTCCATTGAGTTATATGGACACACCCTCAACATTGAATTTAAACGAGATCGTACAGCACTGACGACAGGCCAAGTTGTAAAGGCACTGCGGCAAGCACGTTTCAGCAACATTACCACGATCTTTGTATTCGGCGACACTAACCGACCTATTGAATATCTTCTTTTTTCGCCAAACAATTTGAAGGGGTCAGGGTTCAAGAAATGTGACACCCTTGGCCTGAGTAAAGTATTGAAAAACTGGAATGATTGGGCTAAGAAAAACAACCTTGTCCATGACTCGAAAGAGGAAGATTGGATCACAGCGAAACGTTACCTTAGATCAGTTGGGGGAGGAAAGAAGTCATGAATGAGTTAGAAGAAAAG
Proteins encoded in this window:
- a CDS encoding GIY-YIG nuclease family protein, whose amino-acid sequence is MIENLVYGNEKDSTHITLHFKRVYVDEVKTLDNRSAVYLMYSKDNELMYVGETSTLKTRLYVHLAKSSGTKIARNTIEYIEYCYLNMDKYERHIIESLLVMKYRPALNAEDVANTFKGNHKGNVTKIQFCKVRNMSESGMSRKEVSEKTGIPYETVCNIARLQYKKFQVWEQERKSS